One genomic segment of Catalinimonas alkaloidigena includes these proteins:
- a CDS encoding DUF2062 domain-containing protein, with protein sequence MSRSKASLHLQGIDKQGTNMITKFRQSRIGKMVLGLLRQGMSAKKLSLTISLGVVLGVIPVFGFITAVCAAIAAWWRLNIPLALAVLYAVMPLQIILFVPFIRLGELLFRIEKLPLAPTKIIEDLQVDTIGYMLQIWHSVLGALGAWALVSAFLGCGLYFLSLVLILRFKKKKPL encoded by the coding sequence ATGAGCAGATCAAAAGCTTCTTTACATTTGCAGGGAATAGACAAGCAGGGAACTAATATGATTACAAAATTTAGGCAAAGCCGTATTGGCAAGATGGTTTTGGGTTTACTGCGGCAAGGAATGTCAGCAAAAAAGCTTTCGCTTACCATTAGCCTGGGAGTAGTGTTAGGTGTCATTCCTGTATTTGGTTTTATTACAGCCGTATGTGCGGCCATCGCGGCCTGGTGGCGGCTCAATATTCCTTTAGCCTTGGCGGTACTTTATGCGGTTATGCCTTTACAGATCATTCTCTTTGTTCCATTTATCCGACTGGGAGAGCTGCTATTCAGGATTGAAAAGCTCCCTCTGGCCCCCACTAAAATTATTGAAGATCTGCAGGTGGATACCATAGGCTATATGCTTCAGATATGGCATTCAGTTCTGGGAGCTTTAGGCGCCTGGGCTTTGGTTTCAGCCTTCTTAGGCTGTGGCCTGTATTTCTTATCTCTGGTTTTGATACTGCGCTTTAAAAAGAAAAAGCCGCTTTAG
- the yaaA gene encoding peroxide stress protein YaaA: MISILSPSKTQDFADDSVDVSKIGHTEPSLLKDSSVLVRELRKKSVKDLEKLMSVSENIATLNQERFQHFSTPFSPENARQALLAFKGDVYTGIDIHEYKKADFKFAQEHVCIISGLYGLLRPLDLIQPYRLEMKTKLSNPKGKDLYQFWGHKITEQLNERFKAQKKKVLVNLASNEYFKAIKPADLDAEIITPVFKEHKDGKYKTVAIYAKKARGMMTNFIIQQRIDSPKKLKTFAEDNYEYSENLSSDKEWIFVR, encoded by the coding sequence ATGATAAGTATACTTTCACCCTCCAAAACACAGGACTTTGCTGATGATAGTGTAGATGTTTCAAAAATTGGGCATACTGAACCCTCACTTCTCAAAGATTCCAGTGTATTGGTAAGGGAGCTTCGCAAAAAATCTGTGAAAGACCTTGAAAAACTAATGTCGGTTAGTGAGAATATCGCTACGCTTAACCAAGAACGTTTCCAGCATTTTTCTACCCCCTTTTCTCCGGAAAACGCTCGCCAAGCATTACTGGCCTTTAAAGGAGACGTTTACACCGGCATAGATATCCATGAATACAAAAAAGCTGACTTTAAATTTGCGCAGGAACATGTGTGCATAATTTCCGGACTGTACGGCCTGCTAAGACCTCTGGACCTGATTCAGCCTTATCGCCTGGAAATGAAAACCAAACTTAGCAACCCTAAGGGTAAAGACCTGTACCAGTTCTGGGGACATAAAATAACAGAACAACTCAATGAACGCTTTAAAGCTCAGAAAAAGAAGGTACTGGTTAACCTGGCTTCTAATGAATACTTTAAAGCAATTAAGCCTGCCGACCTAGATGCCGAAATCATTACGCCAGTATTCAAAGAGCACAAAGACGGTAAGTATAAAACCGTTGCCATCTATGCAAAAAAGGCACGAGGCATGATGACCAATTTTATCATACAGCAGCGTATAGATTCTCCTAAAAAACTTAAGACTTTTGCAGAAGACAACTATGAATACAGCGAAAACCTTTCTTCAGATAAGGAATGGATATTTGTTCGGTAA
- a CDS encoding N-acetylmuramoyl-L-alanine amidase gives MASTASGYLRFATVQILCFCSISLSVFAQNTKSLHTRQTSANAPYYSRHEAYIDAARQYTIKPDFSFTALAISIEQKFDFKGAYVIVSQDTLFLQEDEHQPEDDNLRQSVLLIIDKAQHSFIFYPADIRGNVSFSLLNAEEGRKKANTRTQKQKKQLDTNQDGTCHLPSLIRTSIWREGLPEPSYNRVETDVGHVIVHHSAGSNTSTDYVNTVRNIYLFHTQVRGWSDIGYNYLIAQDGTIFQGRSFSNDEVENDDIRGAHFCGQNSGTMGICMLGNYNTVLPTDTSVSALVRLTGWKLHKESLDPLAGSSHPANNNLSVIAGHRNGCATECPGDNLYAMLNDIRLEVEAYLKAGCEEEAEALAFNVYPVPAEEKVNFTLPSEQVPEEIWMIDAGGKKFSVSAYLDQEGESWVVDTRLLAAGIYVLQINGSNFEQKRKLLIY, from the coding sequence ATGGCATCAACTGCTTCAGGCTACTTACGGTTCGCTACGGTACAAATATTATGCTTTTGTAGCATTTCTTTATCAGTCTTTGCCCAAAATACTAAGAGTCTTCACACCAGACAAACCTCAGCGAATGCACCTTACTATAGCCGTCATGAAGCTTATATAGATGCTGCCCGGCAATATACGATTAAGCCCGACTTCAGTTTTACTGCCTTGGCCATTAGTATAGAGCAAAAATTTGATTTTAAAGGAGCTTATGTAATTGTAAGCCAAGATACATTATTCCTGCAAGAGGATGAGCACCAGCCTGAAGATGATAATCTCAGACAGTCGGTTTTACTAATAATTGATAAAGCTCAGCATAGTTTTATCTTTTACCCGGCAGACATCAGAGGTAATGTTTCTTTTTCTCTGCTGAATGCGGAAGAAGGCAGGAAAAAAGCTAATACACGAACACAGAAGCAAAAAAAACAGCTGGATACCAATCAGGATGGAACTTGCCATTTGCCTTCTTTGATCCGTACTTCTATCTGGCGGGAGGGCTTACCTGAACCTTCATATAACAGGGTAGAGACCGATGTAGGGCATGTGATTGTTCATCATTCTGCCGGTTCAAATACCAGTACCGATTACGTTAATACTGTACGTAACATATACTTATTCCATACGCAAGTAAGAGGGTGGTCAGATATCGGCTATAACTATCTGATCGCACAGGACGGTACCATCTTTCAGGGAAGAAGCTTTAGCAATGATGAAGTAGAAAATGACGATATCCGCGGGGCGCATTTCTGTGGGCAAAATTCCGGAACCATGGGGATATGTATGTTAGGAAACTACAATACCGTCCTACCTACCGATACTTCTGTGAGCGCGCTCGTTCGGTTGACGGGCTGGAAGCTGCATAAAGAATCGCTCGACCCTCTGGCAGGCAGTAGCCATCCGGCGAACAATAATCTAAGCGTGATTGCCGGTCATCGGAATGGCTGTGCTACCGAATGTCCGGGAGATAATCTATACGCTATGCTGAACGATATCCGCCTGGAGGTAGAGGCTTATCTGAAAGCTGGGTGTGAAGAAGAAGCGGAGGCGCTGGCCTTTAATGTTTATCCGGTCCCGGCAGAAGAGAAAGTCAACTTTACTTTGCCTTCGGAGCAAGTACCGGAAGAGATATGGATGATAGACGCTGGCGGGAAAAAGTTTTCGGTAAGTGCGTATCTGGATCAGGAGGGAGAAAGCTGGGTGGTAGATACCAGGCTACTGGCAGCAGGAATTTATGTGCTGCAAATCAACGGGAGCAACTTTGAGCAAAAGCGTAAGCTGCTGATTTATTGA
- a CDS encoding carboxypeptidase regulatory-like domain-containing protein, translated as MMISKTYLLVVFFLMSCQTVPSAGVPAADDKPIQIFKTSLQITVRDNLGNSVEGAEVQIFTNKEDYQKEENPVQGIKYTDDKGRVKFSELDTQEYYINVEKGDMNNYGAGIKTDQLTEKRNNKVTIIIE; from the coding sequence ATGATGATCTCCAAGACATATTTATTGGTAGTTTTCTTCTTAATGAGTTGCCAGACAGTTCCCTCCGCAGGAGTCCCCGCAGCCGATGACAAACCTATCCAGATTTTTAAGACTTCTTTACAAATCACGGTAAGAGATAACCTTGGCAATAGTGTAGAGGGGGCGGAAGTGCAGATTTTTACCAACAAAGAAGATTATCAGAAAGAAGAGAACCCGGTACAGGGCATCAAATATACCGATGATAAGGGGCGCGTAAAATTTTCTGAGCTGGATACCCAGGAATATTATATCAATGTAGAAAAGGGCGACATGAACAATTATGGGGCAGGGATTAAGACTGACCAGCTAACCGAAAAAAGAAATAACAAAGTAACTATCATCATTGAGTAA
- a CDS encoding acyl-CoA thioesterase — protein sequence MISLSDLDKYRFQFEIQVRYSDMDMLGHANNAVYLTYLELARLGYFKEVIRQEWKEVALVLAHASMDYKIPVTPKVTPVAHIRTTKLGNSSMHVENMITNKEGNILFFSSTMILVAIDTKTGKSTPIPESEKQKVIAYEPALEAV from the coding sequence ATGATTTCGTTATCAGATTTAGACAAATATAGGTTCCAGTTTGAAATACAGGTACGATACTCTGATATGGACATGCTTGGACATGCCAACAATGCGGTGTATCTAACTTATCTGGAGCTCGCTCGCTTAGGATATTTTAAAGAAGTAATCCGACAAGAATGGAAAGAGGTAGCCTTGGTACTGGCTCATGCCAGCATGGACTACAAAATTCCTGTGACGCCCAAAGTGACGCCTGTAGCACATATTAGAACGACCAAGCTGGGTAACTCCAGCATGCATGTGGAAAATATGATTACCAATAAAGAGGGGAACATATTGTTTTTCTCTTCTACTATGATACTGGTAGCCATCGACACTAAAACCGGAAAGTCTACGCCTATTCCCGAATCGGAAAAACAAAAAGTAATTGCCTATGAACCAGCTTTGGAAGCAGTATAG
- a CDS encoding LEA type 2 family protein: MNQLWKQYSNKVTLWMMVLVIGTAACSTPEAPDFNGVKNFKIDVQGLSKAQINGDAVFFNPNKQKIKIRQVDVSVFVEGEKVKDISQEFDITAMPNSEFVVPIDVTLSLGDLNMNLLNTALSMLNGATKKVRYEGRARVTVNGLPFRVPFEHEDDVKIDL, encoded by the coding sequence ATGAACCAGCTTTGGAAGCAGTATAGTAATAAGGTTACCCTATGGATGATGGTATTAGTGATTGGTACTGCCGCCTGCTCCACACCAGAAGCTCCCGATTTTAATGGGGTGAAAAACTTTAAAATTGATGTACAAGGCCTTAGCAAGGCCCAGATCAATGGAGATGCTGTATTTTTTAATCCCAACAAACAAAAAATTAAAATCCGGCAGGTAGATGTCAGTGTATTTGTGGAAGGTGAGAAAGTGAAGGATATTAGTCAGGAATTTGATATTACTGCTATGCCCAATAGCGAGTTTGTAGTACCCATTGATGTTACGCTTTCCCTGGGGGACCTGAATATGAATTTACTCAATACCGCCCTAAGCATGCTCAACGGTGCTACAAAAAAGGTACGTTATGAGGGAAGGGCTCGAGTGACAGTCAATGGGCTTCCCTTCAGAGTCCCTTTTGAACATGAGGATGATGTCAAAATAGACCTCTAA
- a CDS encoding macro domain-containing protein, which yields MEAQFSEIKLEVVQGDISKQSDMDAVVNAANAQLMSGGGVAGAIHRAAGPELADACRPLAPIAPGEAVITDAFQLPNRKVVHCLGPVYGRDKPEDQLLGSCYEKALQLADDYQLKSIAFPAISTGIFGYPLKEAAQVMLQTIQKRTEHLSSVRHIRIVLYGDSDRQQVEQTLKQMLS from the coding sequence ATGGAAGCGCAATTTTCAGAAATAAAGCTAGAAGTTGTACAAGGTGATATCAGTAAACAGTCAGATATGGATGCAGTAGTGAATGCTGCCAATGCTCAACTCATGAGCGGCGGTGGAGTAGCCGGAGCTATCCATCGTGCCGCTGGGCCGGAACTGGCAGACGCCTGCAGACCGCTAGCTCCTATTGCTCCCGGAGAAGCAGTAATCACTGATGCCTTTCAATTACCTAACAGGAAAGTTGTTCATTGTCTCGGGCCGGTATATGGGAGGGACAAACCCGAAGATCAATTGTTGGGCAGTTGCTATGAAAAGGCTCTTCAGCTAGCAGACGATTATCAATTGAAGTCTATTGCTTTTCCTGCTATTTCTACCGGAATATTCGGCTACCCGCTGAAAGAGGCTGCTCAGGTGATGTTGCAGACCATTCAAAAAAGAACCGAGCATCTATCCTCAGTGCGGCATATCCGTATTGTCTTGTATGGGGACAGTGACCGCCAGCAAGTAGAGCAAACGCTAAAACAAATGCTATCATGA
- a CDS encoding TIGR04282 family arsenosugar biosynthesis glycosyltransferase produces MTEESLIIFVKKPELGKVKTRLAKGIGAKKALEVYHKLLERTYAITQVLGYDKIVYYTPEVVYHDIWDEERYFKALQSEGDLGKRMLNAFEERFDASYKKACIIGSDCYELTTEIIEQAFAELDQHDVVIGPSTDGGYYLLGMKKLHSSLFHDKNWSTSQVLEQTVETIKKRGLSCYILPTLTDVDEEKDLENMRLAEL; encoded by the coding sequence ATGACTGAAGAATCATTAATCATTTTTGTTAAGAAACCTGAATTAGGCAAAGTTAAAACACGGCTGGCCAAGGGTATCGGGGCTAAAAAAGCGCTGGAAGTGTACCACAAACTACTTGAGCGTACTTATGCGATCACCCAGGTTTTAGGCTATGATAAAATAGTGTACTATACCCCTGAGGTTGTCTATCATGATATTTGGGATGAAGAACGCTACTTTAAAGCCTTGCAGTCTGAAGGAGATTTAGGTAAGCGTATGCTTAATGCTTTTGAAGAAAGATTTGACGCCAGCTACAAAAAAGCTTGCATCATCGGCAGTGATTGCTACGAGCTCACTACCGAAATTATTGAACAGGCTTTTGCGGAGTTGGATCAGCACGATGTAGTCATAGGACCCTCTACTGATGGAGGCTATTATTTATTAGGTATGAAAAAGCTACACTCCAGTCTTTTTCACGATAAAAACTGGAGCACCTCTCAGGTGCTGGAACAAACCGTAGAGACAATTAAAAAAAGAGGATTGAGTTGCTATATCCTGCCAACCTTAACCGATGTGGACGAGGAAAAGGATTTGGAAAACATGCGTTTAGCAGAACTGTAA
- a CDS encoding rhodanese-like domain-containing protein yields the protein MSKKNLLFSLSTGLGLIVAVLFVLATPKKQILEQQVNKAPTIKAENLKQRLQKEDEFVLLDTRSVDEYNTGHLKGARFVNFETFQLKDVEDISKDKEIIVYCLSGGRSNQVGIQLLEAGFTNVHNLEGGMRSWKEKGFPVFYD from the coding sequence ATGAGTAAAAAAAATTTGCTTTTCAGTCTTAGCACAGGACTGGGATTGATTGTGGCAGTGCTCTTTGTTTTGGCAACGCCTAAGAAACAAATTCTTGAACAGCAGGTTAACAAAGCACCAACAATCAAAGCTGAAAATTTAAAGCAACGCTTGCAGAAGGAAGATGAATTTGTTCTTCTGGATACCCGATCAGTAGATGAATATAATACGGGACACCTTAAAGGTGCGCGTTTTGTCAACTTTGAGACTTTTCAACTAAAAGATGTTGAAGATATTTCTAAAGACAAAGAAATTATAGTTTACTGCCTTTCCGGTGGGCGAAGCAACCAGGTAGGCATACAGCTTTTAGAGGCAGGCTTTACAAATGTGCATAACCTCGAGGGTGGTATGCGTAGCTGGAAAGAGAAAGGCTTTCCTGTTTTTTATGACTGA
- a CDS encoding DUF5060 domain-containing protein produces the protein MKHNLLTPLNILFLICSSILLSCQSQTDTAKGIPTYQKWHPLTLSFEGPQTSEQAEDNPFLNYRLMVTFSHEDKTYEVPGYYAADGNAAESSADSGNVWLVHFTPDAEGAWEYEVSFRKGDSIAVSDDPQAGEAVAFDGNNGSFEVVPSDKSGRDFRAKGRLRYIGERYLQFAENGEYYLKGGTDSPENLLGYEDFDGTYFGDEEEQREGEAAADKDLHRYEDHIQDWNEGDPNWQGGKGKGIIGAYNYLAEKGMNSSYFLTLNIGGDGKDVWPYTAYEERYRFDCSKLAQWDKVFAHADSLGIMLHIVTQETENELLLDGGDTGTQRKLYYRELIARFAHHLAVTWNMGEENGYANFTPEAQNDAQRKSMISYIKQTDPYKNFVVLHTHAARSPRYDVLNPLLGFAYLDGPSLQISPTSDVHEETRHWIKASGEAGKQWVVNLDEIGPHYHGVLPDDIDPEHDTVRYESLWGNLMAGGGGAEWYFGYKFPNDDLNTETFRTRSNIWDQTRYALDFFHEHLPFWEMQSADTLVDAEGAYCFAKAGDVYAVYTRYGAEVQLDLKDHEADYSVQWYNPKTGDGLLDGSVPEVSGPGKVSLGTPPSAPDEDWVILVKLSE, from the coding sequence ATGAAACACAACCTACTTACACCTCTGAATATTCTTTTTCTGATTTGTAGCTCGATACTGCTTTCATGTCAAAGCCAGACGGATACAGCAAAGGGCATTCCTACGTACCAAAAATGGCACCCTCTAACCCTCAGTTTTGAAGGTCCGCAAACCAGCGAACAGGCAGAGGATAACCCATTTCTCAACTATCGGCTGATGGTAACTTTCAGTCATGAGGATAAAACCTATGAAGTTCCCGGCTACTACGCTGCCGATGGAAATGCTGCCGAGAGCAGTGCCGACAGTGGTAATGTCTGGCTGGTACATTTTACACCTGATGCCGAAGGTGCGTGGGAGTATGAAGTATCTTTTCGTAAAGGTGATAGCATCGCAGTAAGTGATGATCCTCAGGCAGGAGAGGCAGTGGCTTTTGATGGAAATAACGGCAGCTTTGAGGTCGTTCCATCCGATAAAAGCGGAAGAGACTTCCGTGCTAAAGGCAGGTTGCGATATATCGGAGAACGCTACCTTCAGTTTGCCGAAAACGGAGAATATTATCTCAAAGGCGGCACCGACAGTCCGGAAAACCTGCTGGGCTACGAAGATTTTGATGGCACCTACTTCGGCGATGAGGAAGAACAGCGGGAAGGAGAAGCTGCCGCTGATAAAGATCTGCATCGTTATGAAGATCATATACAGGACTGGAATGAAGGTGACCCCAACTGGCAGGGGGGGAAGGGCAAAGGAATTATAGGAGCATATAATTATCTGGCAGAAAAAGGGATGAACTCTTCTTACTTTCTTACCCTTAATATTGGAGGGGATGGTAAAGATGTTTGGCCTTATACCGCTTATGAAGAACGCTATCGCTTTGACTGTAGTAAGCTGGCACAATGGGATAAAGTGTTTGCTCACGCTGACAGTCTGGGTATCATGCTACATATTGTGACACAGGAAACAGAGAATGAATTGTTGCTGGACGGTGGCGATACCGGTACGCAACGCAAACTTTATTACCGTGAACTCATTGCCCGCTTTGCCCATCATCTGGCAGTCACCTGGAATATGGGTGAAGAGAACGGTTATGCGAACTTTACCCCTGAGGCTCAGAATGATGCGCAGCGGAAATCTATGATTTCCTATATCAAGCAAACTGATCCATACAAAAACTTTGTGGTGTTACACACCCATGCCGCTCGTAGCCCTCGCTATGATGTGCTAAACCCATTACTTGGTTTTGCGTATCTGGATGGGCCTTCTTTGCAAATTAGCCCTACCAGTGATGTGCACGAAGAAACCAGGCATTGGATAAAAGCCTCAGGCGAAGCCGGGAAGCAGTGGGTGGTTAACCTGGATGAAATCGGCCCTCACTACCATGGAGTGCTGCCCGATGACATTGACCCTGAGCATGATACGGTTCGCTACGAATCTTTGTGGGGAAATCTAATGGCCGGCGGCGGCGGTGCGGAGTGGTATTTTGGCTATAAGTTTCCTAACGATGACCTGAATACCGAAACCTTTCGTACGAGAAGTAATATCTGGGACCAGACACGCTACGCGCTGGACTTTTTTCATGAGCACTTGCCTTTCTGGGAAATGCAGTCTGCTGATACACTGGTAGATGCCGAAGGCGCATACTGCTTTGCTAAAGCCGGAGATGTGTATGCGGTATATACCCGATATGGTGCGGAAGTTCAGCTTGATCTGAAGGATCATGAGGCTGACTACAGTGTACAATGGTACAATCCGAAAACCGGAGATGGATTATTGGATGGATCAGTACCTGAGGTAAGTGGCCCCGGAAAGGTTTCTTTAGGTACTCCTCCCTCTGCCCCCGATGAAGATTGGGTAATACTTGTAAAACTATCTGAATAA
- the fbaA gene encoding class II fructose-bisphosphate aldolase: MKETFKPGVLYGDDLKRFYRYANEKGFALPAVNVTGTNTINAVLETAREVNSAVIIQFSNSGAAFVSGKGLSNEGQQSSIAGAISGAMHVHNMAEKYGVTVILHTDHAAKKLLPWIDGLLDAGEQYYKENGKPLFSSHMLDLSEEPLDDNVAISKQYYHRMNEIGMSIEIELGVTGGEEDGVDNTDVDASKLYTQPEEVAYSYKELSTVGDNFTIAAAFGNVHGVYKPGNVKLTPKILHNSQEYIQKEFSTGAKPVNFVFHGGSGSTQAEIREAITYGVIKMNIDTDVQWAFWEGIKDYYQSKEAYLQAQIGNPEGEDSPNKKFYDPRVWLRKGEESIVKRLKQAFDDLNAVNSME, from the coding sequence ATGAAAGAAACTTTTAAACCTGGTGTATTATACGGTGACGATCTGAAACGTTTTTACAGATATGCAAATGAGAAGGGCTTCGCACTTCCTGCTGTCAACGTAACTGGTACCAACACGATCAATGCCGTACTGGAAACCGCTCGTGAGGTCAATTCAGCAGTAATCATACAGTTTTCTAATTCCGGAGCTGCTTTTGTCTCTGGGAAAGGACTAAGTAACGAAGGGCAGCAGTCTTCTATCGCCGGAGCCATTTCCGGTGCCATGCACGTGCACAATATGGCCGAAAAATACGGTGTCACTGTGATCCTGCATACCGACCATGCTGCCAAGAAATTGTTACCCTGGATTGATGGCTTACTGGATGCCGGAGAGCAGTATTATAAAGAAAATGGCAAGCCACTTTTCAGCTCTCATATGCTGGATCTTTCGGAGGAGCCGTTGGATGATAATGTGGCCATTAGCAAACAGTATTACCACCGCATGAATGAGATCGGTATGTCTATTGAGATTGAGCTAGGCGTAACCGGTGGCGAGGAAGATGGGGTAGACAATACCGATGTGGACGCCTCCAAACTGTACACTCAGCCTGAAGAAGTGGCTTATTCCTACAAAGAGTTATCTACCGTGGGCGATAATTTTACCATTGCGGCTGCTTTTGGTAATGTACATGGCGTGTACAAGCCCGGAAATGTGAAGCTAACGCCAAAAATTCTTCATAACTCTCAGGAGTACATCCAGAAAGAATTCTCTACCGGAGCTAAGCCAGTAAACTTTGTATTCCACGGAGGCTCAGGTTCTACCCAGGCGGAGATTCGTGAGGCCATTACTTATGGGGTCATCAAGATGAACATTGACACTGATGTACAGTGGGCTTTCTGGGAAGGGATCAAAGATTACTATCAGAGCAAAGAAGCTTATCTGCAAGCACAGATCGGTAATCCTGAAGGAGAAGATTCTCCCAACAAAAAATTCTACGATCCCCGCGTGTGGTTACGCAAGGGAGAAGAATCCATTGTAAAAAGGCTAAAGCAGGCTTTTGACGACCTGAACGCGGTCAATTCTATGGAATAG
- a CDS encoding gliding motility-associated C-terminal domain-containing protein yields MNDTFVIPNLGKDSWSLKVYNRWGKQVYFSWTYENDWDGGDLAPGVYFYELRHLRFPYEYKGRVSILTETMESPRNHNYY; encoded by the coding sequence GTGAACGATACTTTTGTCATTCCTAATCTTGGAAAGGATAGCTGGAGCCTGAAGGTGTACAATCGTTGGGGAAAGCAGGTATATTTCTCTTGGACTTACGAAAATGATTGGGATGGTGGTGATCTGGCTCCGGGAGTGTATTTCTATGAGTTACGGCACTTGCGCTTTCCTTATGAGTATAAGGGTAGGGTGAGCATTTTGACTGAAACGATGGAGAGCCCTCGTAACCACAATTACTATTAA
- a CDS encoding cellulose synthase family protein, with the protein MEILIAVGYLLCLLFIFLFSIGQLHLTWHYLRRLKEKKTAPDMAMEEWPMVTIQLPVYNELYVIERLIDAVVKISYPRDKLEIQVLDDSTDETVDLIANKVRAYQEQNIDVKHIRRPERKGFKAGALAYGLEKAKGAFIAIFDADFLPSPDFLKKTIPHFINEKVGVVQTRWGHVNKDYSLLTRLQAFGLDGHFTIEQGGRSHAGSFINFNGTGGVWRKACIEDAGGWSDDTLTEDLDLSYRAQMKGWEFTYLEEVEAPAELPILMPAIKSQQFRWNKGAAECARKHLIHIFEEHPKRKIGWVNRIHAIMHLFNSSVFLFLLIGAVLSVPMLFIKQQHPYMNTFFKLGAVFVLGFFSIGLFYWIATSRVIKERKLWYFLKHYPLFLTITMGLSLHNALAVAEGLLGFKSPFLRTPKFNVTNVKEQWKKNIYLHYKVSPLTWLEVLLALYFVFGIVSAFFVADYGMLLFHAMLAIGFAAVALYSFTAPRHA; encoded by the coding sequence ATGGAAATCCTAATTGCGGTAGGATATTTACTCTGCTTACTATTTATTTTTCTATTCAGCATAGGACAGTTGCATCTGACATGGCATTATCTGCGCCGCCTGAAAGAGAAAAAGACTGCTCCTGATATGGCAATGGAAGAGTGGCCCATGGTCACTATTCAGCTGCCTGTCTATAACGAACTTTATGTAATAGAACGATTGATTGATGCGGTCGTAAAAATCAGCTACCCCAGAGATAAGTTAGAAATACAGGTTTTGGATGACTCAACGGATGAAACTGTTGATCTCATCGCAAATAAAGTGAGAGCCTATCAAGAGCAGAATATCGATGTTAAGCATATCAGGCGGCCTGAGCGTAAAGGCTTTAAAGCAGGAGCCCTGGCCTACGGTCTGGAAAAAGCAAAAGGAGCATTTATTGCCATCTTTGACGCTGATTTCTTGCCTTCTCCGGATTTTCTCAAGAAAACCATCCCTCACTTCATCAATGAAAAGGTAGGCGTAGTGCAGACCCGTTGGGGACATGTTAACAAAGATTATTCTTTGCTCACCCGCCTGCAGGCTTTTGGCCTGGATGGCCATTTTACCATAGAGCAGGGGGGCAGAAGCCACGCCGGTAGCTTTATCAATTTCAATGGTACCGGAGGTGTGTGGAGAAAGGCCTGTATTGAAGACGCCGGGGGCTGGTCAGATGATACCTTGACAGAGGACCTTGACCTAAGCTATAGAGCACAGATGAAAGGCTGGGAGTTTACTTATCTGGAAGAAGTAGAGGCTCCGGCTGAGCTCCCTATCCTTATGCCTGCTATCAAATCGCAACAGTTTCGCTGGAATAAAGGGGCCGCAGAATGTGCTCGTAAGCATTTAATCCATATTTTTGAAGAGCATCCAAAGCGAAAAATAGGGTGGGTTAACCGTATTCATGCCATCATGCACCTTTTTAACTCATCAGTATTTTTGTTTTTGTTAATAGGAGCCGTATTAAGTGTGCCTATGCTGTTTATTAAACAGCAGCACCCTTATATGAATACTTTTTTTAAACTGGGAGCAGTGTTTGTGTTGGGCTTTTTTTCTATCGGACTTTTCTATTGGATCGCTACCAGCCGAGTTATCAAAGAACGTAAGCTATGGTACTTTCTAAAGCACTATCCACTTTTCCTGACCATTACCATGGGCCTTTCTCTGCATAATGCGTTGGCAGTAGCCGAAGGTTTACTGGGCTTTAAATCTCCTTTTCTGAGAACACCTAAATTCAATGTAACCAATGTGAAAGAGCAGTGGAAGAAAAACATTTACCTGCATTACAAGGTAAGTCCGCTTACCTGGCTGGAAGTACTACTGGCATTGTATTTTGTTTTTGGGATTGTCTCAGCTTTTTTTGTAGCGGATTATGGCATGCTACTGTTTCATGCTATGCTGGCTATTGGTTTTGCCGCAGTAGCTCTCTACTCATTTACAGCACCTAGACATGCCTAA